From Salvia splendens isolate huo1 chromosome 3, SspV2, whole genome shotgun sequence, a single genomic window includes:
- the LOC121796782 gene encoding uncharacterized protein LOC121796782, with translation MATSLIAKRATTSIGRASDLFRTSFAFLRGLSTTTTTTTSPADVAAADGAKKPKRKKKKNLFEVAQFLPNWGLGYHMAKTHWAEVSYEITKINLYKDGRHGKAWGIAHKNGLPAADAPKKISGVHKRCWRYIPMTKQIEQSVPKQEASIPKQEVEAA, from the coding sequence ATGGCGACTTCCCTCATTGCGAAAAGAGCCACCACTTCCATAGGAAGAGCTTCTGACCTCTTCAGAACATCATTCGCCTTCCTGCGCGGTCTtagcaccaccaccaccaccaccacctcccccGCCGACGTGGCGGCGGCCGACGGAGCAAAGAAGCCGAagcggaagaagaagaagaatctcTTCGAGGTGGCCCAGTTTCTTCCCAACTGGGGCCTTGGCTATCACATGGCCAAAACTCACTGGGCCGAGGTCTCCTACGAGATCACCAAAATCAATCTCTACAAAGATGGAAGACATGGGAAAGCTTGGGGGATTGCTCACAAAAATGGCTTGCCGGCTGCAGATGCCCCGAAGAAAATCAGCGGTGTCCACAAGCGCTGTTGGAGATACATCCCCATGacaaaacaaatagaacaaAGTGTGCCAAAACAGGAAGCAAGCATCCCAAAACAAGAAGTGGAAGCTGCGTGA